A region from the Hypomesus transpacificus isolate Combined female chromosome 11, fHypTra1, whole genome shotgun sequence genome encodes:
- the nfkb2 gene encoding nuclear factor NF-kappa-B p100 subunit isoform X1: MSGALRMDDSQYNMKIFENEQFMNLPYDLMPPVDIKIEPYIPETAHGPYIQIIEEPKQRGFRFRYECEGPSHGGLPGASSERNRRTYPTVKVNNYVGHARVEVQLVTHSDPPRVHAHSLVGRHCSESGTCTVDVGPNELTASFSNLGILHVTKRGVVEMLVKRLREEKKRQKGQHNHITDQEEQAITKEAKELGKAMDLNIVRLMFTAYLQDSNGGFSRALKPVVSNPIYDSKSPNASNLKISRMDKTCGSVMGGDEIFLLCDKVQKDDIEIRFYEEEEEGGWEAFGDFSPTDVHKQYAIVFKTPQYHSTEIERPVTVFLQLKRKKGGDCSDPKQFTYKPQDQDKEEVQRKKQKPLPHPYDPGRGGSLGGNWPQGRGGAGGFGGGAGGGGGGFQFNHQINGGGFYGGGFGGFGGGTQMSGPAPQAGANQQQGGQTAGQTGLPLQRQLFQIAASLQSRASQTARQTAGALLQYCSTGDVRVLLAMQRHLCGVQDENGDTPLHLAIIHQQTAVIQQLIHTILRTQQHEIINRPNHLNQSPLHLAVITRQPKVVEVLLRAGADPTLLDLDGRTPLHLAALAADDVCLRVLLGHLGQRYAHLVNMADYHGLHPLHLAVKKGGERCLRLLVEGGAKINAPEQKSGCSALHLAVRENLFKVACSLITDLKADVNMCTFGGNTPLHLAASLGSPILCSMLVAAGADKNLENDEPLFSSSSSSDEEQEEDERERGSGGQAEATSQTLSPERKLVNTRKRPATGHTPLDLAKCRKVRTLLESRQSPKPSQHNIKTPPSTSKEGESQALDEETLAKLCEILSVGDVPWRQLAERLGMLTLAHLYQESPSPCHNLLQNYKLGGGPIEGLVDALQSMGLTDGVRLLRQAELRVDKQSTDSTVDSGFGSQPMNQEMEEPAMANP, encoded by the exons ATGTCTGGCGCACTGAG GATGGATGACAGTCAGtacaacatgaaaatatttgAAAATGAG CAGTTCATGAATTTACCGTACGACCTCATGCCTCCTGTGGACATCAAGATTGAACCTTACATCCCTGAAACAG CTCATGGACCCTACATTCAAATCATCGAGGAGCCCAAACAA agaggatTCAGATTCCGCTATGAGTGTGAGGGGCCATCTCATGGAGGGCTGCCTGGGGCCTCTagtgagaggaacaggagaaccTACCCTACTGTTAAG gTGAATAACTATGTTGGCCATGCCAGGGTGGAGGTGCAGCTGGTGACGCACTCAGACCCTCCCCGTGTTCATGCCCACAGTCTGGTGGGGAGACACTGCTCTGAGAGCGGAACATGCACGGTGGACGTGGGCCCCAACGAACTCACTGCCTC gTTCAGTAACCTGGGCATCCTGCATGTTACcaagagaggggtggtggagatgTTGGTCAAGAGACtcagagaagagaagaagagacagaAAGGCCAGCACAACCACATCACAG ATCAAGAGGAACAGGCCATAACAAAAGAAGCCAAGGAGCTGGGCAAAGCTATGGACCTGAACATTGTAAGGTTAATGTTCACAGCCTACCTCCAGGACAGCAACGGGGGATTCTCTAGGGCCCTGAAGCCTGTGGTCTCCAACCCCATCTATGACAGCA AATCGCCCAACGCCTCCAATCTGAAGATCTCCCGCATGGACAAGACCTGTGGCTCAGTGATGGGAGGAGATGAGATATTCCTGCTGTGTGACAAGGTCCAGAAAG ATGATATTGAGATTCGTTTttatgaggaggaagaggaagggggctGGGAGGCCTTTGGGGACTTCTCCCCAACCGATGTTCACAAACAG TACGCCATTGTATTCAAAACGCCGCAGTACCACAGCACAGAGATTGAGCGTCCCGTCACCGTGTTCCTGCAgctgaagaggaagaaggggggagACTGCAGCGACCCCAAACAGTTCACCTACAAGCCCCAGGACCAAG ACAAAGAAGAGGTTCAGAGGAAAAAGCAGAAGCCTCTGCCACACCCCTATGATCCAGGAAGAGGCGGGTCTCTGGGCGGGAACTGGCCacaaggaaggggaggagctgggggatTTGGAGGTggcgctggaggaggaggaggag GCTTCCAGTTCAATCATCAGATCAATGGAGGAGGCTTCTATGGAGGTGGGTTTGGAGGCTTCGGAGGAGGGACCCAAATGTCCGGCCCCGCCCCACAGGCAGGGGCGAACCAGCAGCAGGGGGGACAGACGGCTGGGCAGACAGGCCTACCACTACAAAGGCAACTCTTCCAGATAG cTGCCTCTCTACAGAGCAGGGCCAGTCAGACAGCCAGGCAGACCGCAGGAGCACTGCTCCAGTACTGCAGCACCGGGGACGTGCGGGTCCTTCTGGCAATGCAGAGACACCTATGTGGAGTCCAGGACGAGAACGGCGACAC GCCTTTGCACTTGGCGATCATTCACCAGCAGACCGCAGTGATTCAGCAGCTGATTCACACTATCCTCCGCACCCAGCAGCACGAGATTATCAACAGACCCAACCACCTCAACCAG AGTCCTCTCCACCTGGCTGTGATCACCAGGCAGCCCAAGGTGGTGGAGGTGCTTCTCAGAGCGGGGGCTGACCCCACCCTGCTGGATCTGGACGGTcgcacccccctccacctggcTGCGCTGGCCGCGGACGACGTCTGCCTCCGCGTCCTGCTGGGGCACCTGGGCCAACGCTACGCCCACCTGGTCAACATGGCCGACTACCACG GTCTGCACCCTCTCCACCTTGCtgtgaagaagggaggagagcgcTGCCTGCGTCTGTTGGTCGAGGGCGGGGCTAAGATCAATGCCCCAGAGCAAAAGAGTGGATGCTCCGCCCTCCACCTGGCCGTCAGGGAAAATCTCTTCAAAGTGGCCTGCAGTCTAATCACAGAT CTAAAGGCAGATGTGAACATGTGCACGTTTGGAGGGAATACCCCTCTCCACCTTGCGGCCAGCCTGGGCTCCCCCATCCTCTGCTCCATGCTCGTCGCCGCGG GTGCTGACAAGAACCTGGAAAACGATGAGCCTCTCTTCTCCAGCTCGTCTTCCTCGGACgaagaacaggaagaggacgaacgagagagaggaagtggaggacagGCAGAGGCGACATCACAGACGCTCTCGCCCGAGAGAAAGCTTGTGAACACCCGCAAGAGACCAGCCACCGGACACACGCCCTTGGACCTGGCCAAATGTCGTAAG GTGAGAACCCTTCTGGAATCGAGACAGAGCCCCAAGCCCAGCCAACACAACATCAAGACACCTCCGTCCACGAGTAAAGAAG GAGAGAGTCAGGCTCTGGACGAGGAGACACTGGCTAAGCTGTGTGAGATCCTCAGCGTGGGTGACGTGCCCTGGAGGCAGCTGGCAGAGAGGCTGGGCATGCTCACACTGGCACACCTGTACCAGGAGAGCCCCTCGCCGTGCCACAACCTGCTGCAGAATTACAAG ttGGGTGGAGGTCCAATTGAGGGGCTGGTGGATGCTCTCCAGTCTATGGGTTTGACTGATGGAGTCCGGCTACTGAGACAAGCTGAGCTGAGAGTTGATAAACAAAGCACAG ATAGCACAGTAGACAGCGGTTTCGGTAGTCAACCAATGAATCAGGAGATGGAGGAGCCAGCCATGGCCAATCCCTAA
- the nfkb2 gene encoding nuclear factor NF-kappa-B p100 subunit isoform X3 translates to MDDSQYNMKIFENEQFMNLPYDLMPPVDIKIEPYIPETAHGPYIQIIEEPKQRGFRFRYECEGPSHGGLPGASSERNRRTYPTVKVNNYVGHARVEVQLVTHSDPPRVHAHSLVGRHCSESGTCTVDVGPNELTASFSNLGILHVTKRGVVEMLVKRLREEKKRQKGQHNHITDQEEQAITKEAKELGKAMDLNIVRLMFTAYLQDSNGGFSRALKPVVSNPIYDSKSPNASNLKISRMDKTCGSVMGGDEIFLLCDKVQKDDIEIRFYEEEEEGGWEAFGDFSPTDVHKQYAIVFKTPQYHSTEIERPVTVFLQLKRKKGGDCSDPKQFTYKPQDQDKEEVQRKKQKPLPHPYDPGRGGSLGGNWPQGRGGAGGFGGGAGGGGGGFQFNHQINGGGFYGGGFGGFGGGTQMSGPAPQAGANQQQGGQTAGQTGLPLQRQLFQIAASLQSRASQTARQTAGALLQYCSTGDVRVLLAMQRHLCGVQDENGDTPLHLAIIHQQTAVIQQLIHTILRTQQHEIINRPNHLNQSPLHLAVITRQPKVVEVLLRAGADPTLLDLDGRTPLHLAALAADDVCLRVLLGHLGQRYAHLVNMADYHGLHPLHLAVKKGGERCLRLLVEGGAKINAPEQKSGCSALHLAVRENLFKVACSLITDLKADVNMCTFGGNTPLHLAASLGSPILCSMLVAAGADKNLENDEPLFSSSSSSDEEQEEDERERGSGGQAEATSQTLSPERKLVNTRKRPATGHTPLDLAKCRKVRTLLESRQSPKPSQHNIKTPPSTSKEGESQALDEETLAKLCEILSVGDVPWRQLAERLGMLTLAHLYQESPSPCHNLLQNYKLGGGPIEGLVDALQSMGLTDGVRLLRQAELRVDKQSTDSTVDSGFGSQPMNQEMEEPAMANP, encoded by the exons ATGGATGACAGTCAGtacaacatgaaaatatttgAAAATGAG CAGTTCATGAATTTACCGTACGACCTCATGCCTCCTGTGGACATCAAGATTGAACCTTACATCCCTGAAACAG CTCATGGACCCTACATTCAAATCATCGAGGAGCCCAAACAA agaggatTCAGATTCCGCTATGAGTGTGAGGGGCCATCTCATGGAGGGCTGCCTGGGGCCTCTagtgagaggaacaggagaaccTACCCTACTGTTAAG gTGAATAACTATGTTGGCCATGCCAGGGTGGAGGTGCAGCTGGTGACGCACTCAGACCCTCCCCGTGTTCATGCCCACAGTCTGGTGGGGAGACACTGCTCTGAGAGCGGAACATGCACGGTGGACGTGGGCCCCAACGAACTCACTGCCTC gTTCAGTAACCTGGGCATCCTGCATGTTACcaagagaggggtggtggagatgTTGGTCAAGAGACtcagagaagagaagaagagacagaAAGGCCAGCACAACCACATCACAG ATCAAGAGGAACAGGCCATAACAAAAGAAGCCAAGGAGCTGGGCAAAGCTATGGACCTGAACATTGTAAGGTTAATGTTCACAGCCTACCTCCAGGACAGCAACGGGGGATTCTCTAGGGCCCTGAAGCCTGTGGTCTCCAACCCCATCTATGACAGCA AATCGCCCAACGCCTCCAATCTGAAGATCTCCCGCATGGACAAGACCTGTGGCTCAGTGATGGGAGGAGATGAGATATTCCTGCTGTGTGACAAGGTCCAGAAAG ATGATATTGAGATTCGTTTttatgaggaggaagaggaagggggctGGGAGGCCTTTGGGGACTTCTCCCCAACCGATGTTCACAAACAG TACGCCATTGTATTCAAAACGCCGCAGTACCACAGCACAGAGATTGAGCGTCCCGTCACCGTGTTCCTGCAgctgaagaggaagaaggggggagACTGCAGCGACCCCAAACAGTTCACCTACAAGCCCCAGGACCAAG ACAAAGAAGAGGTTCAGAGGAAAAAGCAGAAGCCTCTGCCACACCCCTATGATCCAGGAAGAGGCGGGTCTCTGGGCGGGAACTGGCCacaaggaaggggaggagctgggggatTTGGAGGTggcgctggaggaggaggaggag GCTTCCAGTTCAATCATCAGATCAATGGAGGAGGCTTCTATGGAGGTGGGTTTGGAGGCTTCGGAGGAGGGACCCAAATGTCCGGCCCCGCCCCACAGGCAGGGGCGAACCAGCAGCAGGGGGGACAGACGGCTGGGCAGACAGGCCTACCACTACAAAGGCAACTCTTCCAGATAG cTGCCTCTCTACAGAGCAGGGCCAGTCAGACAGCCAGGCAGACCGCAGGAGCACTGCTCCAGTACTGCAGCACCGGGGACGTGCGGGTCCTTCTGGCAATGCAGAGACACCTATGTGGAGTCCAGGACGAGAACGGCGACAC GCCTTTGCACTTGGCGATCATTCACCAGCAGACCGCAGTGATTCAGCAGCTGATTCACACTATCCTCCGCACCCAGCAGCACGAGATTATCAACAGACCCAACCACCTCAACCAG AGTCCTCTCCACCTGGCTGTGATCACCAGGCAGCCCAAGGTGGTGGAGGTGCTTCTCAGAGCGGGGGCTGACCCCACCCTGCTGGATCTGGACGGTcgcacccccctccacctggcTGCGCTGGCCGCGGACGACGTCTGCCTCCGCGTCCTGCTGGGGCACCTGGGCCAACGCTACGCCCACCTGGTCAACATGGCCGACTACCACG GTCTGCACCCTCTCCACCTTGCtgtgaagaagggaggagagcgcTGCCTGCGTCTGTTGGTCGAGGGCGGGGCTAAGATCAATGCCCCAGAGCAAAAGAGTGGATGCTCCGCCCTCCACCTGGCCGTCAGGGAAAATCTCTTCAAAGTGGCCTGCAGTCTAATCACAGAT CTAAAGGCAGATGTGAACATGTGCACGTTTGGAGGGAATACCCCTCTCCACCTTGCGGCCAGCCTGGGCTCCCCCATCCTCTGCTCCATGCTCGTCGCCGCGG GTGCTGACAAGAACCTGGAAAACGATGAGCCTCTCTTCTCCAGCTCGTCTTCCTCGGACgaagaacaggaagaggacgaacgagagagaggaagtggaggacagGCAGAGGCGACATCACAGACGCTCTCGCCCGAGAGAAAGCTTGTGAACACCCGCAAGAGACCAGCCACCGGACACACGCCCTTGGACCTGGCCAAATGTCGTAAG GTGAGAACCCTTCTGGAATCGAGACAGAGCCCCAAGCCCAGCCAACACAACATCAAGACACCTCCGTCCACGAGTAAAGAAG GAGAGAGTCAGGCTCTGGACGAGGAGACACTGGCTAAGCTGTGTGAGATCCTCAGCGTGGGTGACGTGCCCTGGAGGCAGCTGGCAGAGAGGCTGGGCATGCTCACACTGGCACACCTGTACCAGGAGAGCCCCTCGCCGTGCCACAACCTGCTGCAGAATTACAAG ttGGGTGGAGGTCCAATTGAGGGGCTGGTGGATGCTCTCCAGTCTATGGGTTTGACTGATGGAGTCCGGCTACTGAGACAAGCTGAGCTGAGAGTTGATAAACAAAGCACAG ATAGCACAGTAGACAGCGGTTTCGGTAGTCAACCAATGAATCAGGAGATGGAGGAGCCAGCCATGGCCAATCCCTAA
- the nfkb2 gene encoding nuclear factor NF-kappa-B p100 subunit isoform X4, whose amino-acid sequence MDDSQYNMKIFENEFMNLPYDLMPPVDIKIEPYIPETAHGPYIQIIEEPKQRGFRFRYECEGPSHGGLPGASSERNRRTYPTVKVNNYVGHARVEVQLVTHSDPPRVHAHSLVGRHCSESGTCTVDVGPNELTASFSNLGILHVTKRGVVEMLVKRLREEKKRQKGQHNHITDQEEQAITKEAKELGKAMDLNIVRLMFTAYLQDSNGGFSRALKPVVSNPIYDSKSPNASNLKISRMDKTCGSVMGGDEIFLLCDKVQKDDIEIRFYEEEEEGGWEAFGDFSPTDVHKQYAIVFKTPQYHSTEIERPVTVFLQLKRKKGGDCSDPKQFTYKPQDQDKEEVQRKKQKPLPHPYDPGRGGSLGGNWPQGRGGAGGFGGGAGGGGGGFQFNHQINGGGFYGGGFGGFGGGTQMSGPAPQAGANQQQGGQTAGQTGLPLQRQLFQIAASLQSRASQTARQTAGALLQYCSTGDVRVLLAMQRHLCGVQDENGDTPLHLAIIHQQTAVIQQLIHTILRTQQHEIINRPNHLNQSPLHLAVITRQPKVVEVLLRAGADPTLLDLDGRTPLHLAALAADDVCLRVLLGHLGQRYAHLVNMADYHGLHPLHLAVKKGGERCLRLLVEGGAKINAPEQKSGCSALHLAVRENLFKVACSLITDLKADVNMCTFGGNTPLHLAASLGSPILCSMLVAAGADKNLENDEPLFSSSSSSDEEQEEDERERGSGGQAEATSQTLSPERKLVNTRKRPATGHTPLDLAKCRKVRTLLESRQSPKPSQHNIKTPPSTSKEGESQALDEETLAKLCEILSVGDVPWRQLAERLGMLTLAHLYQESPSPCHNLLQNYKLGGGPIEGLVDALQSMGLTDGVRLLRQAELRVDKQSTDSTVDSGFGSQPMNQEMEEPAMANP is encoded by the exons ATGGATGACAGTCAGtacaacatgaaaatatttgAAAATGAG TTCATGAATTTACCGTACGACCTCATGCCTCCTGTGGACATCAAGATTGAACCTTACATCCCTGAAACAG CTCATGGACCCTACATTCAAATCATCGAGGAGCCCAAACAA agaggatTCAGATTCCGCTATGAGTGTGAGGGGCCATCTCATGGAGGGCTGCCTGGGGCCTCTagtgagaggaacaggagaaccTACCCTACTGTTAAG gTGAATAACTATGTTGGCCATGCCAGGGTGGAGGTGCAGCTGGTGACGCACTCAGACCCTCCCCGTGTTCATGCCCACAGTCTGGTGGGGAGACACTGCTCTGAGAGCGGAACATGCACGGTGGACGTGGGCCCCAACGAACTCACTGCCTC gTTCAGTAACCTGGGCATCCTGCATGTTACcaagagaggggtggtggagatgTTGGTCAAGAGACtcagagaagagaagaagagacagaAAGGCCAGCACAACCACATCACAG ATCAAGAGGAACAGGCCATAACAAAAGAAGCCAAGGAGCTGGGCAAAGCTATGGACCTGAACATTGTAAGGTTAATGTTCACAGCCTACCTCCAGGACAGCAACGGGGGATTCTCTAGGGCCCTGAAGCCTGTGGTCTCCAACCCCATCTATGACAGCA AATCGCCCAACGCCTCCAATCTGAAGATCTCCCGCATGGACAAGACCTGTGGCTCAGTGATGGGAGGAGATGAGATATTCCTGCTGTGTGACAAGGTCCAGAAAG ATGATATTGAGATTCGTTTttatgaggaggaagaggaagggggctGGGAGGCCTTTGGGGACTTCTCCCCAACCGATGTTCACAAACAG TACGCCATTGTATTCAAAACGCCGCAGTACCACAGCACAGAGATTGAGCGTCCCGTCACCGTGTTCCTGCAgctgaagaggaagaaggggggagACTGCAGCGACCCCAAACAGTTCACCTACAAGCCCCAGGACCAAG ACAAAGAAGAGGTTCAGAGGAAAAAGCAGAAGCCTCTGCCACACCCCTATGATCCAGGAAGAGGCGGGTCTCTGGGCGGGAACTGGCCacaaggaaggggaggagctgggggatTTGGAGGTggcgctggaggaggaggaggag GCTTCCAGTTCAATCATCAGATCAATGGAGGAGGCTTCTATGGAGGTGGGTTTGGAGGCTTCGGAGGAGGGACCCAAATGTCCGGCCCCGCCCCACAGGCAGGGGCGAACCAGCAGCAGGGGGGACAGACGGCTGGGCAGACAGGCCTACCACTACAAAGGCAACTCTTCCAGATAG cTGCCTCTCTACAGAGCAGGGCCAGTCAGACAGCCAGGCAGACCGCAGGAGCACTGCTCCAGTACTGCAGCACCGGGGACGTGCGGGTCCTTCTGGCAATGCAGAGACACCTATGTGGAGTCCAGGACGAGAACGGCGACAC GCCTTTGCACTTGGCGATCATTCACCAGCAGACCGCAGTGATTCAGCAGCTGATTCACACTATCCTCCGCACCCAGCAGCACGAGATTATCAACAGACCCAACCACCTCAACCAG AGTCCTCTCCACCTGGCTGTGATCACCAGGCAGCCCAAGGTGGTGGAGGTGCTTCTCAGAGCGGGGGCTGACCCCACCCTGCTGGATCTGGACGGTcgcacccccctccacctggcTGCGCTGGCCGCGGACGACGTCTGCCTCCGCGTCCTGCTGGGGCACCTGGGCCAACGCTACGCCCACCTGGTCAACATGGCCGACTACCACG GTCTGCACCCTCTCCACCTTGCtgtgaagaagggaggagagcgcTGCCTGCGTCTGTTGGTCGAGGGCGGGGCTAAGATCAATGCCCCAGAGCAAAAGAGTGGATGCTCCGCCCTCCACCTGGCCGTCAGGGAAAATCTCTTCAAAGTGGCCTGCAGTCTAATCACAGAT CTAAAGGCAGATGTGAACATGTGCACGTTTGGAGGGAATACCCCTCTCCACCTTGCGGCCAGCCTGGGCTCCCCCATCCTCTGCTCCATGCTCGTCGCCGCGG GTGCTGACAAGAACCTGGAAAACGATGAGCCTCTCTTCTCCAGCTCGTCTTCCTCGGACgaagaacaggaagaggacgaacgagagagaggaagtggaggacagGCAGAGGCGACATCACAGACGCTCTCGCCCGAGAGAAAGCTTGTGAACACCCGCAAGAGACCAGCCACCGGACACACGCCCTTGGACCTGGCCAAATGTCGTAAG GTGAGAACCCTTCTGGAATCGAGACAGAGCCCCAAGCCCAGCCAACACAACATCAAGACACCTCCGTCCACGAGTAAAGAAG GAGAGAGTCAGGCTCTGGACGAGGAGACACTGGCTAAGCTGTGTGAGATCCTCAGCGTGGGTGACGTGCCCTGGAGGCAGCTGGCAGAGAGGCTGGGCATGCTCACACTGGCACACCTGTACCAGGAGAGCCCCTCGCCGTGCCACAACCTGCTGCAGAATTACAAG ttGGGTGGAGGTCCAATTGAGGGGCTGGTGGATGCTCTCCAGTCTATGGGTTTGACTGATGGAGTCCGGCTACTGAGACAAGCTGAGCTGAGAGTTGATAAACAAAGCACAG ATAGCACAGTAGACAGCGGTTTCGGTAGTCAACCAATGAATCAGGAGATGGAGGAGCCAGCCATGGCCAATCCCTAA
- the nfkb2 gene encoding nuclear factor NF-kappa-B p100 subunit isoform X2 — translation MSGALRMDDSQYNMKIFENEFMNLPYDLMPPVDIKIEPYIPETAHGPYIQIIEEPKQRGFRFRYECEGPSHGGLPGASSERNRRTYPTVKVNNYVGHARVEVQLVTHSDPPRVHAHSLVGRHCSESGTCTVDVGPNELTASFSNLGILHVTKRGVVEMLVKRLREEKKRQKGQHNHITDQEEQAITKEAKELGKAMDLNIVRLMFTAYLQDSNGGFSRALKPVVSNPIYDSKSPNASNLKISRMDKTCGSVMGGDEIFLLCDKVQKDDIEIRFYEEEEEGGWEAFGDFSPTDVHKQYAIVFKTPQYHSTEIERPVTVFLQLKRKKGGDCSDPKQFTYKPQDQDKEEVQRKKQKPLPHPYDPGRGGSLGGNWPQGRGGAGGFGGGAGGGGGGFQFNHQINGGGFYGGGFGGFGGGTQMSGPAPQAGANQQQGGQTAGQTGLPLQRQLFQIAASLQSRASQTARQTAGALLQYCSTGDVRVLLAMQRHLCGVQDENGDTPLHLAIIHQQTAVIQQLIHTILRTQQHEIINRPNHLNQSPLHLAVITRQPKVVEVLLRAGADPTLLDLDGRTPLHLAALAADDVCLRVLLGHLGQRYAHLVNMADYHGLHPLHLAVKKGGERCLRLLVEGGAKINAPEQKSGCSALHLAVRENLFKVACSLITDLKADVNMCTFGGNTPLHLAASLGSPILCSMLVAAGADKNLENDEPLFSSSSSSDEEQEEDERERGSGGQAEATSQTLSPERKLVNTRKRPATGHTPLDLAKCRKVRTLLESRQSPKPSQHNIKTPPSTSKEGESQALDEETLAKLCEILSVGDVPWRQLAERLGMLTLAHLYQESPSPCHNLLQNYKLGGGPIEGLVDALQSMGLTDGVRLLRQAELRVDKQSTDSTVDSGFGSQPMNQEMEEPAMANP, via the exons ATGTCTGGCGCACTGAG GATGGATGACAGTCAGtacaacatgaaaatatttgAAAATGAG TTCATGAATTTACCGTACGACCTCATGCCTCCTGTGGACATCAAGATTGAACCTTACATCCCTGAAACAG CTCATGGACCCTACATTCAAATCATCGAGGAGCCCAAACAA agaggatTCAGATTCCGCTATGAGTGTGAGGGGCCATCTCATGGAGGGCTGCCTGGGGCCTCTagtgagaggaacaggagaaccTACCCTACTGTTAAG gTGAATAACTATGTTGGCCATGCCAGGGTGGAGGTGCAGCTGGTGACGCACTCAGACCCTCCCCGTGTTCATGCCCACAGTCTGGTGGGGAGACACTGCTCTGAGAGCGGAACATGCACGGTGGACGTGGGCCCCAACGAACTCACTGCCTC gTTCAGTAACCTGGGCATCCTGCATGTTACcaagagaggggtggtggagatgTTGGTCAAGAGACtcagagaagagaagaagagacagaAAGGCCAGCACAACCACATCACAG ATCAAGAGGAACAGGCCATAACAAAAGAAGCCAAGGAGCTGGGCAAAGCTATGGACCTGAACATTGTAAGGTTAATGTTCACAGCCTACCTCCAGGACAGCAACGGGGGATTCTCTAGGGCCCTGAAGCCTGTGGTCTCCAACCCCATCTATGACAGCA AATCGCCCAACGCCTCCAATCTGAAGATCTCCCGCATGGACAAGACCTGTGGCTCAGTGATGGGAGGAGATGAGATATTCCTGCTGTGTGACAAGGTCCAGAAAG ATGATATTGAGATTCGTTTttatgaggaggaagaggaagggggctGGGAGGCCTTTGGGGACTTCTCCCCAACCGATGTTCACAAACAG TACGCCATTGTATTCAAAACGCCGCAGTACCACAGCACAGAGATTGAGCGTCCCGTCACCGTGTTCCTGCAgctgaagaggaagaaggggggagACTGCAGCGACCCCAAACAGTTCACCTACAAGCCCCAGGACCAAG ACAAAGAAGAGGTTCAGAGGAAAAAGCAGAAGCCTCTGCCACACCCCTATGATCCAGGAAGAGGCGGGTCTCTGGGCGGGAACTGGCCacaaggaaggggaggagctgggggatTTGGAGGTggcgctggaggaggaggaggag GCTTCCAGTTCAATCATCAGATCAATGGAGGAGGCTTCTATGGAGGTGGGTTTGGAGGCTTCGGAGGAGGGACCCAAATGTCCGGCCCCGCCCCACAGGCAGGGGCGAACCAGCAGCAGGGGGGACAGACGGCTGGGCAGACAGGCCTACCACTACAAAGGCAACTCTTCCAGATAG cTGCCTCTCTACAGAGCAGGGCCAGTCAGACAGCCAGGCAGACCGCAGGAGCACTGCTCCAGTACTGCAGCACCGGGGACGTGCGGGTCCTTCTGGCAATGCAGAGACACCTATGTGGAGTCCAGGACGAGAACGGCGACAC GCCTTTGCACTTGGCGATCATTCACCAGCAGACCGCAGTGATTCAGCAGCTGATTCACACTATCCTCCGCACCCAGCAGCACGAGATTATCAACAGACCCAACCACCTCAACCAG AGTCCTCTCCACCTGGCTGTGATCACCAGGCAGCCCAAGGTGGTGGAGGTGCTTCTCAGAGCGGGGGCTGACCCCACCCTGCTGGATCTGGACGGTcgcacccccctccacctggcTGCGCTGGCCGCGGACGACGTCTGCCTCCGCGTCCTGCTGGGGCACCTGGGCCAACGCTACGCCCACCTGGTCAACATGGCCGACTACCACG GTCTGCACCCTCTCCACCTTGCtgtgaagaagggaggagagcgcTGCCTGCGTCTGTTGGTCGAGGGCGGGGCTAAGATCAATGCCCCAGAGCAAAAGAGTGGATGCTCCGCCCTCCACCTGGCCGTCAGGGAAAATCTCTTCAAAGTGGCCTGCAGTCTAATCACAGAT CTAAAGGCAGATGTGAACATGTGCACGTTTGGAGGGAATACCCCTCTCCACCTTGCGGCCAGCCTGGGCTCCCCCATCCTCTGCTCCATGCTCGTCGCCGCGG GTGCTGACAAGAACCTGGAAAACGATGAGCCTCTCTTCTCCAGCTCGTCTTCCTCGGACgaagaacaggaagaggacgaacgagagagaggaagtggaggacagGCAGAGGCGACATCACAGACGCTCTCGCCCGAGAGAAAGCTTGTGAACACCCGCAAGAGACCAGCCACCGGACACACGCCCTTGGACCTGGCCAAATGTCGTAAG GTGAGAACCCTTCTGGAATCGAGACAGAGCCCCAAGCCCAGCCAACACAACATCAAGACACCTCCGTCCACGAGTAAAGAAG GAGAGAGTCAGGCTCTGGACGAGGAGACACTGGCTAAGCTGTGTGAGATCCTCAGCGTGGGTGACGTGCCCTGGAGGCAGCTGGCAGAGAGGCTGGGCATGCTCACACTGGCACACCTGTACCAGGAGAGCCCCTCGCCGTGCCACAACCTGCTGCAGAATTACAAG ttGGGTGGAGGTCCAATTGAGGGGCTGGTGGATGCTCTCCAGTCTATGGGTTTGACTGATGGAGTCCGGCTACTGAGACAAGCTGAGCTGAGAGTTGATAAACAAAGCACAG ATAGCACAGTAGACAGCGGTTTCGGTAGTCAACCAATGAATCAGGAGATGGAGGAGCCAGCCATGGCCAATCCCTAA